Proteins from a genomic interval of Cervus elaphus chromosome 13, mCerEla1.1, whole genome shotgun sequence:
- the LYSMD4 gene encoding lysM and putative peptidoglycan-binding domain-containing protein 4 isoform X1, giving the protein MRQKEVITKTFQGPAVVCRTPTSHVYVFENGVEDSEDSSEEESHRVALRPRGKEGQKKGAHHPRRSGAGDVVLLQRELAQGDNLNKLALQYGCKVADIKKVNNFIREQDLYALKSIKIPVKNHGILTETHKELRPLLNSSSETRVTFEEQPDPDRAAVNASASSSSLTDFFKGIDQNIEHAVQSEIFLSESYSIETSSQPLLPAPPKTLTNGADCGIQWWNAVFIMLLIGVVLPVFYLVYFKIQATSETPSILNTTAIPNGSMAGNAVPGQAPRLAIPMPTIPSSDSQFSQTTHGGN; this is encoded by the exons ATGAGGCAGAAGGAGGTGATAACCAAGACCTTCCAAGGCCCAGCTGTGGTCTGTAGGACTCCGACTAGCCACGTTTACGTGTTTGAGAATGGTGTTGAGGACTCCGAGGACTCCTCTGAGGAAGAGTCCCACCGAGTGGCCCTGCGGCCCCGGGGCAAGGAGGGCCAGAAGAAGGGTGCCCACCACCCTCGCCGGTCAGGAGCAGGGGACGTGGTGCTGCTGCAGCGGGAGCTGGCCCAGGGGGACAACCTCAACAAGCTCGCTCTTCAGTATGGCTGCAAA GTTGCAGATATCAAGAAAGTCAACAACTTCATCAGAGAACAAGACTTATATGCTTTAAAATCTATTAAGATTCCAGTGAAAAACCACGGGATCCTAACAGAGACCCACAAAGAACTCAGACCCCTCCTGAACTCATCCTCAGAGACCAGAGTGACGTTCGAGGAGCAGCCAGACCCAGACAGAGCAGCTGTCAATGCCAGTGCCTCATCTAGCTCACTGACGGATTTCTTTAAGGGCATTGACCAGAATATTGAACATGCAGTTCAGTCAGAAATCTTTTTGAGTGAAAGTTACTCCATAGAGACCTccagtcagccactgcttcctgCTCCTCCAAAGACACTGACAAATGGTGCAGACTGTGGAATTCAGTGGTGGAATGCTGTTTTTATCATGCTTCTAATTGGAGTTGTTTTACCAGTGTTTTATTTagtctattttaaaatacaagctACTAGTGAGACCCCTAGTATCTTGAATACAACTGCTATCCCTAATGGCTCCATGGCAGGGAATGCAGTTCCAGGGCAAGCCCCCAGATTAGCAATTCCAATGCCAACCATCCCCTCTTCAGACAGCCAGTTCAGTCAGACCACACACGGGGGGAACTAG
- the LYSMD4 gene encoding lysM and putative peptidoglycan-binding domain-containing protein 4 isoform X2 — protein MLCIYITLFLSLIMFLAFRVINNGKVADIKKVNNFIREQDLYALKSIKIPVKNHGILTETHKELRPLLNSSSETRVTFEEQPDPDRAAVNASASSSSLTDFFKGIDQNIEHAVQSEIFLSESYSIETSSQPLLPAPPKTLTNGADCGIQWWNAVFIMLLIGVVLPVFYLVYFKIQATSETPSILNTTAIPNGSMAGNAVPGQAPRLAIPMPTIPSSDSQFSQTTHGGN, from the exons ATGCTGTGTATCTATATAACCCTGTTTCTCTCTTTAATTATGTTTTTAGCATTCAGAGTGATTAACAATGGCAAA GTTGCAGATATCAAGAAAGTCAACAACTTCATCAGAGAACAAGACTTATATGCTTTAAAATCTATTAAGATTCCAGTGAAAAACCACGGGATCCTAACAGAGACCCACAAAGAACTCAGACCCCTCCTGAACTCATCCTCAGAGACCAGAGTGACGTTCGAGGAGCAGCCAGACCCAGACAGAGCAGCTGTCAATGCCAGTGCCTCATCTAGCTCACTGACGGATTTCTTTAAGGGCATTGACCAGAATATTGAACATGCAGTTCAGTCAGAAATCTTTTTGAGTGAAAGTTACTCCATAGAGACCTccagtcagccactgcttcctgCTCCTCCAAAGACACTGACAAATGGTGCAGACTGTGGAATTCAGTGGTGGAATGCTGTTTTTATCATGCTTCTAATTGGAGTTGTTTTACCAGTGTTTTATTTagtctattttaaaatacaagctACTAGTGAGACCCCTAGTATCTTGAATACAACTGCTATCCCTAATGGCTCCATGGCAGGGAATGCAGTTCCAGGGCAAGCCCCCAGATTAGCAATTCCAATGCCAACCATCCCCTCTTCAGACAGCCAGTTCAGTCAGACCACACACGGGGGGAACTAG